The following coding sequences are from one Lycium ferocissimum isolate CSIRO_LF1 chromosome 3, AGI_CSIRO_Lferr_CH_V1, whole genome shotgun sequence window:
- the LOC132049814 gene encoding uncharacterized protein LOC132049814: MKHTTSFLLLCFYTFLIIRNVSASIHEYKNEQFVRKSNAFFFHGGTEGLYASKLLSNASPDKPLEGKSFIRFEDVVFLRTKESANAKNEMQSRTGLIETIILEVSDREKIGDAFSKSNALCCTPKLAQEKFCTVGEVIIRHNEDNPLWPVRIQTFFEGKNQEANMLPKSVEINSTGMYYLYFMFCDPELKGTIVRGRTVWKNPDGYLPGRMVPLMTFYGLASLAYLVLGLFWFLRFVQFWKDVIQLHYQITAVIGLGMSEMALWYFEYANLNATGSRPMVITVWAVTMTAVKKTLSRVLLLVVSMGYGVVRPTLGGVTSKVFLLALTYFIATEALELVEHLGSINDFSRKTRIYLVLPVVFLDASFILWIFSSLSKTLEKLQMRKSMAKLDLYRKFTNSLAIFVLLSIAWVGYELYFNASDPLSELWRISWIIPAFWSLLAFSLLVVVCILWAPSSNPTRYAYSGETGDDYDEEAISLTTGVRVISDSGTKLERKEKKGSISADHVSDQREDPEEDKRE, translated from the exons ATGAAACACACTACTTCATTTCTACTTCTATGTTTCTATACATTCTTAATAATTAGAAACGTATCAGCTTCAATTCATGAGTACAAAAATGAGCAATTTGTTCGAAAATCCAATGCTTTCTTCTTCCATGGAGGAACTGAAGGTCTTTATGCTTCTAAATTGTTATCAAATGCTTCCCCAGATAAACCCCTTGAAGGAAAATCATTTATCAG ATTTGAAGATGTTGTATTTTTAAGGACGAAGGAATCTGCTAATGCAAAAAATGAAATGCAGAGTCGAACTGGGTTGATTGAAACTATCATTCTTGAGGTCAGCGACAGAGAAAAGATTGGAGATGCTTTTTCAAAGTCTAATGCTCTGTGCTGTACTCCAAAACTTGCTCAAGAGAAGTTCTGCACTGTGGGAGAGGTTATAATTCGGCACAACGAAGACAATCCACTTTGGCCAGTACGTATTCAGActttttttgaaggaaagaatcAGGAGGCAAATATGCTTCCCAAATCAGTTGAAATAAATAGTACTGGCATGtattatctttatttcatgttttgtgACCCAGAACTTAAGGGAACGATAGTCAGAGGCAGAACAGTATGGAAAAATCCTGATGGCTATTTACCAGGGAGAATGGTACCATTAATGACCTTCTACGGACTTGCTTCTTTAGCCTATCTTGTACTTGGTCTATTTTGGTTCCTGAGGTTTGTCCAGTTCTGGAAGGATGTCATACAGTTACATTATCAAATTACTGCTGTTATTGGCCTTGGCATGTCTGAAATGGCTCTCTGGTATTTTGAATATGCAAATCTTAATGCCACTGGAAGCAGACCTATGGTGATTACAGTATGGGCAGTCACAATGACTGCTGTAAAGAAGACATTGTCTCGTGTGCTTCTTTTAGTCGTTTCCATGGGTTATGGTGTTGTTCGGCCTACGCTTGGTGGTGTAACCTCAAAAGTGTTTCTTTTAGCCCTAACGTATTTTATTGCTACTGAGGCACTTGAACTTGTGGAGCACTTGGGCAGCATCAATGACTTCTCAAGGAAAACCAGGATATATTTGGTGCTGCCTGTTGTTTTCTTGGATGCATCTTTTATTTTGTGGATATTCTCATCGTTATCGAAGACATTGGAAAAATTACAG ATGCGGAAAAGCATGGCAAAACTTGATCTTTATAGAAAGTTTACCAATTCCCTTGCAATTTTTGTGCTGCTCTCCATTGCTTGGGTTGGCTATGAG CTGTACTTCAATGCAAGTGACCCATTAAGTGAGCTATGGCGAATTTCCTGGATTATTCCAGCTTTCTGGAGTTTGCTTGCCTTTTCGTTGTTGGTTGTAGTATGTATTCTCTGGGCTCCTTCAAGTAACCCAACCAG ATACGCATATTCTGGGGAGACCGGAGATGATTATGATGAGGAAGCTATCTCTCTCACAACTGGAGTGAGGGTAATTAGTGACTCAGGGACCAAGCTtgagaggaaagaaaagaaagggtctATTTCAGCAGATCATGTATCTGACCAAAGAGAAGATCCTGAGGAGGACAAGCGCGAGTAG